TCATCGGAGGCGTAATATTGATAGGTCGTAAGCTCCGCAACATCGCCGCGGGGGCCTTTGATCGAAGTCAGCAAGCCCACGAATGGGCAGTTTCCCGCGTTGACGTCGGCCTGCTCGCAATAGGTCGTGGTGGTGGTCCGAGCCAAGCTGGAAGCGGGATCGTGCGACGTTGCGCCTACTACTTGCCCGCGGGCGTTGTATGCCCATGTCCAGCGTTCGACCTGCACGTTCGCTGCATCGTAGATGCGGCGCTCGATGGGCACCCGGAACTGGGGGTGCCAGTCAGTCTGTATGGTGCGCCTGTAGCCTTGGGTGTCGTTGGAGGCGCTGATCTGCTGGGTCAGCAGGCCCCGGGCATCATAGTCCTCGTCGGTGGTAACCCCGTTGAAGTCCGTCAGGACGTCGGGATAGCCATTGGCGTCGTAGCTGCGCTGGCTGATCTGCGAGCCGCCGCACTGACTGCATAGCTGGTCAATCGACGTTTGCTTGGCGCGGCCCAGGGCAAGAGTGTAGGCATAGGTGGTGGTGTTGCCCAGCGCATTGGTAACCTGTGATTGTTGTGAGCCATAGGACACTGACACCCGATCGATCGGGCTGTCCAAGCCGCCATGCCAGCTTGCAACGGCGCGACCCTGGGTGTCGTACTCCCAATTCGCAAAGGTCTGGCCGGTTTCATCCACGATTCCCGTCAACAGCAGGGGGTCGTCGCTGTCAGTGTAGGCATAGCCGACGGTGGAGAACGTCGCGCTTGCTCCTTCCGTGGTGTCATACCTCACCCGGCTGAGGTTCTGCTGGGTGTAGATGTACTTGACGGTGCGCCCATCTGGACGAGTTACCGTACTCAGGCGTCCGGAGGAGTAACTCATGCTCAAGCGGCGCCCTCGCCTATCGGTGACGTCCCGCAATGCGCCGGCCGAGGTGTAGCGCAGGCTCAGCACATCGCCGTCAACATAGCTTATGCGTACCAACTTGCCATCGAGATTGAACTGGTAACGGATATCGTCGTCACCAGTGACCTCCCATCCGGTTTGCGCGCCATTCTGTTTCACCACCTTCAAGCGCTCACGCACGTCCGCGTCGGGTAACCAGACATCCTGGTCTTGGCCGACAAAGCGATAGCTGTCGCCGCTGGGCAGGTTCAGCCGGCGCACCAGTACTGCCCCCTCGTCGGCAGTGGCCAGCGAAATCTGGAAGCTGTGACGCCAGCGCGGCCCCAGCTCGATGCCGGGATTGCTGTCGATGGACAGGCTGTTGTAATGACGTTGCAACGATAGGTGGCCAGACGCGTCCGACACATCCGTTTCGCTCTGAACCTTGATGCCCAGCAGTGCATTGATCGGATTACCCACCTGCGTGGAGCCGGTGGTCACGTCGCACTGGTTGTTCTTGCCAGGATCCCAAGGCGGCAGCACCACGCCGCCGCAGTACTCGTCGACGATCCGCGGGTTTTCGCAGTGGTAGGTCCCGAGACCGAACAGGGCGTTTGACGCATCATCCCGGCACGATTGTGACCCGGGGCTCGCGCCTGCCTCCTGGTACAGCTCCACACATTCGGTGGGAACTTCAGCCCATGCCGGTCCTGCGGCCAAGCAAGCGAAGACACCCATCCATGCAATTCGACCCATCCTGTGGTCTCCCGGCAATCCATTAAAGCGGCCGAACCCGCATCAACGCGGCATCCTTCCGGCGTCGGTCACCGCCGCATCAGCAGCCAGTGAGTGCGGCCGAGTCTAGTTTGCTCCGGGCGGTCATACGTTATGGTCATGTGAGGGTCATTCGGGTGATTACCCGTTTTCACGCCGCCCTTCGCCCCCTATAGTGCCAACCCTCACAAGGACGAGGCGGCACACATGCCCTATATCGGAATCGGACTCCACGTACTGGCGGCCATCTACTTTGCGGTGCACGCCATCCGCTCGGGCCAGAGCCTCTACTGGCTCATCCTGCTCTTCTCGTTCCCGCTGCTCGGCAGCGTCGTCTACTTCTTGGCGATCTACTTTCCGGAAGTCCGTCACTCGCGCGGCGCCCGACAGGTCGTCCGCTCCGCCAAGCAGCTCATGGACCCGGGCCAGGACCTGCGCAACGCTCGCGCGGAACTGGCGCGCACACCCACCGTGCAGAATCGGGTTCGCCTGGGCATGACGCTGCTGGATGCTGGCCAGGCCGAGGAAGCCAGCACCCTGCTCGATCAGGCGGCCAGCTCGCCGCTGGGCGACGATCCCTACATTCTTACCGGCCTTGCCCGTGCTCGCCTCGAGTCCGGGCACGCCGCACTTGCAGTCGAGACGCTGGACGGCCTCTTCGCCCGTCATCCGGATGTGCGCCGCAAGCCAGAACAGACCCTCCTCTATGCGCAGGCATTGGCCGCCACCCGGTCGCCCGACGCCCGCGCCGCATTCGAGCGCGCCGTGGAATGTGGAAGCGATGCGGCCGCCCGCTGCCTCTTCGCCGAGTGGCTGATGGCGCAACCGCAGCCTGCCGACCGTGAGCAGGCCCGCAGCCTGTTCGCCAGCATCATCGACGATGCCCAGCATTGGTCGCGCCATGCGCGCAGCCACAATGCCGCGTGGCTGGAGCGGACCAAGGTCGCGTTGAAGGGCTACTGACGCATGGCGGCCTTTGGCAATCCTGTCGCATCCGCTTCGATCACAGCCTCGCCGGGTGGATGTAATCTCATGCGCGCGAACTCCACGCGTTGGAGCGGCGCCTGGCAAGGCGCTCACTCCGCAGGTTCTACGCCCTGGGGCCGTGCTTGATCTGGAGTCGGGTGGAGAAGCACTGAAGACTCTTGTTCTCCACTAGCACTCTGTCGAGCTGTATACGATCGGAGGAATTGCTCTCCCCAACCTGCTTGATGAACTCCTTGTCACTTCTGGCTAGACAGCCCTTAGATGGGTTTGTGTCGTATGTGTACCCAACGTACAGCTTCGCGGCTGCATTTCTTTCTAGGAATTTAAGCATAGTGCGAGTGCAGCTCTCGCAAGGGATGCGCTCCGTCGCAATAACGACCATCAGGTCTTGCGGGAGGAAGTTGGCTTCAAGCATTGCATCAACAAGGTTGATGAGTATGTGTTCTGAATCGGATGACCTATTCAACCTTTCGCATGCAATGGTCTCGGTGATGACGTTGCACTCATTCAAATTTTCGCCGAGTGAAACGTAGATCTTCCCCGTGTCGAAGATGTCATCCTCATCGCTCCACCCTCCTCCATGCACCTTCGTGGCAATACGGCAGTCAAGCGGTGCCCCCTGCGAGCATTGCTCGCGTTGATACCCCCTCACTTCAGCGCCGATAGCGAAGCTTGGCGAGATTAATGTATTGCTAATTACTTCCAGCGTTGATCCGTTGATAATCACGCAGGTTGCCAGGTTTCCGGGCACTTGATCTCGATCAGCCGTGTAGCGTGGCGCGCCCTCGCGATTGTCCTTCTTCATCTCCGAGATGCAGTAGATTTCTACATCTCTGTATTTATCAAGGTGGTTGTAGCACTGCAAGTAGGCGGCCAGTAGGCTCTCCTTTAATTCATTAATCACCTCTCAGCTCCTTGATTGGGTGGTGCACTATACTAGTACCTACGAGTGCTCCCGTGCTGCGACTATCCGTCATGGCCCCAGTTCACTCTCGCCGCCCGACTTTGCATGACACCATCGACGCCAACTGGGGCGTTGGACGCAAGCGGCCGCCAAGAGTTTATTTCGGCGCTGAGGGCGCAGGTGGCGGCGTTGCTCAATCTCCTGCGTTCGTCGCGACGTGCTTGCCTAGAGTCTGCACGACCTACAGCGGCTGCCCGCTGCCTGTACGCCGTATGGCTGATGACACAGCCGCAGCCCGATGATCGCGAGCAAGCCCGCAGCCTGTTCGCCAGCATCATCGATGATGCCCAGCACTGGTCGCGGCACGCGCGCAGCCACAACTCCACATGGCTGGAGCGGACCAAGGTCGCGTTGAAGGGCTACTGACGCCTGCCAGCCCTTGGTAATCCTGTCGCATCCGCCTCGCTCATGGCTCCGCCGGGCGGATGCCGACACTCGTCAGGCGTGCGCCGCCAACATCGACAACAGCCTTGCGGAACAAGGCTCCGGACTCATTGAGCCGTATGCAACGATTCTGAAAATGTTGAATGTGGTGACGGCATCGGCCTTACTGCATTGGCATCGCGCACAGCCGGGCGTATTCCTCTCCGTGCCACCGAAAACAGGTGGCCGGGATTCGAAACCCCGGTAGTTCGCTGAAGTAAACGCTTGCCAGCCGGCATCACCTGTGTGATGCCGGCTGGCAATCCGTCGGCCGGCTATGGCGGGCGGTGCGTGGGGGCCTTGTGCCCACCGGGCCAAGTCGCGTACCGGATTTCGAGCCACGCACCGTCCGCCACCTTTATCGGTGGCGGCTTCTGCATGCACGCAAGGAGCCCAGCCATGACCCAGCCCCACTCCCCTGCCCAGCAGCCGATCCACGACGCGCCCGCCAACGGCCCCGCGCTGGATCCGAATACGCTCATCGCCCTGCTGCACAGCATCGGCGCCGGTGCCGCCTCCGACGGTCAGCCCTGGCCAGAGCGCCATCAGATGCCCGGCCGACGCATCGCCCTGGCGGATACCGATTGCTCGCTGGCCGGCCTTCGCGTGGTGCTGGAGATCCTGCTGGCCGCACAGCGTGCCCGCGAGAACGGCGAGTTGGAGCAATACGTCGGCCCCCGCGTGATGGAGGGGCTGATCATGGCCGGGCTGGGTCTGGTGGCGTACGCCAGCACACGGGTACGCCCGGACGGCTGAGTGACGCGGCATCGCTGGGTGGCCACCGCGCTCTGTCTCGTCGCGGTGGTTGCGGCACAGGCGCAGTGGCCGGCGCCACCGGTGCCCTCGCCTGTCGGGTTCCAAAGCATCAACGGCGATCGATTTTCACAACTGCGCCGCCAGGCGATGCAGTTCGTGGATTCTCGGCCACGACAGGGCTTCCAGTTCGTCGTGCGGCAACGAGATGCCGAGTTCCAGGTTCATTGCGGAGGCGTGCCGGTGCTGTGGCTGGAGAGGCGCTCGCAACATCTGCTGTTGCGGGTCTCACTGGACGCGAAGCAGCGGGCGCCCGCCGTTCTTCAGCTTCGTGCGTTGCTTCAATGGCAGCTGCAACCGTTGGGCCACTTCGAGCAGGTGCTGGCTGGCGTGCCGGAGCCTATTCTGTTGGATCGGGTGCTGCAGATGTTCGCTGGCGAGGTGCCTGATGGAGTGCGGTGTGGCAGGCAGTAGTTGAGCATGGCTCGACCCTTCTCCTCGGCTAGCGGTAAGGCTCGAAAGTCATTCCGCCATCGGGACCGCCCTCGACGATGTACTTCCCGCCTCCTCCGCGAATATTGGAGCCGCCATAGGGAAGCGGCATGAGCTGCACAACCACTCTTGAGCCCTCCAGGTAGACGATTGCCTTGTAGTTATCAATATCCGCCAAGTGGCGATCCAGCCCAGTAGTGCCATGTGCTTGTGCCTTCAGCCTCTGACCAAAGTCCTGATGGGCCCTGGAGAAGGCAGAAATCACAATCGGCCCTGAGGTCTGAGTTGCCTCTGACCCAAGCGCGGCAAACGGGAGCAGCGCCACTCCGAGTCCGACCGCGACAGCCAGGCCACAGCACTTTCGAATCAATCCATTCATGATATGCCCCTCCCTCCGTGGCTGCATGATCCCTTCCTGCGCGCGCCCTGTGCGGCCTACTTTGCCGCCCGCTGGCGCCCGGTCGTGCCACTGAGCCAGGTTTGCTTGAGAAAATCCCGCACGGCCTGGAAGCGCGGGGTGTCATACAGCGACCGGTGCGTCCACAGCCACACTTCCTTGCTCAGCGCCGGCGCATCGCGCACGCGGATCAACCCGCCCACATGCTGGGCAACCGCGCATTCTATGACGCCCAATCCGGCTCCTGAGGTGACCCCATCGAGCACCCCAACAGAATAGTTGCAGCGAAGCCAAGGGCGGTTTGCACCGGGCAACGAACGCATCCAGCGCTCCACCTCAAATTCCACGCGCGGCTCATCCAGACCCACGAATTCCAGCTCATGCCATGCCTGGCTGGCAATCTCTGCCTGCCGCCGCGCAGCGTAGGCCTGATTGGCGTACAGCGCATAATTCATCTGCCCTACGCGGTCGCCGCGCAGATCACCTGTGTCAGGCGGGCCGTAGCGCAGCAGGGCATCGGCCTCGCGGCGGGCCAGGTTGTAAGGCTCGCGCGAGGTGAGCACCTCCACATCCAGCGAAGGGTGCTGGCGGTTCAAACCGGGTAGCAGCGTAATCAGCATGAAGCTGGCCCACTCATCGGCGTTGATGCGCACTGTGCCCACCAGCTCCCGGGGCGTATCAACCTGGCGAGCGATCTCGTCGGCGGCCTCCTCCATCTGCTCCGCCAGTGCAAACACGCGCTGCCCCAGGTCCGTGGGAACGCAGCCGGTTGAAGTGCGCTCTACCACTTTGCCACCCAGTCGCTCCTCCAGCGCATCCAGCCGGCGCGATAGCGTGGCCGTGCTCATGCGAGCCGCCTTCGCCGCCTCGCGCAGGGTGCCGCCGCGGATCACGGCCAACAGCACGATCAGGTTGTCCCAGGGAAAGTGTTTCATATCTGAAACGGCGGCCTGCGTTATTGGTGGTTTTGCTTCATTTTTGAAGCTTATATCATGGCGCCCGGGCACATTACGAGCGTGGATCGCCGCTCTGCCCCACCCCCTCTCGATTCGCTCTTACATCCGCTCGGCACTGCCGGCGGTGAACATCAGGTGTTGCAGCATGAATTCCAAAAAGACCCTCTGGGACCGCCTCCTCCACGCCGTCCTCTTCGAAGCCATTGCTCTGTGCCTGTGCGCTCCGGTGATGTCTTACCTGCTGGGCAAATCGCTGTTTGAAACCGGCGTGCTGACGGTCGCTCTGGCGACGTGCGCGATGCTCTGGAACATGATCTATAACGCGCTGTTCGAGCGGGTGGAGAAGAAGATCGGGTTCAAGCGAACCGTGCCGGTGCGGATTGCGCATGCGGTGGGGTTTGAAGGCGGCCTGGTGGTGGTTGTGGTGCTGCTTGCCGCGTGGTGGCTGTCCATCTCCTACTGGGACGCGTTCCTGCTGGAGTTGGGCCTGATTGCATTCTTCCTGCCTTACACCTATGTCTACAACCTGGTGTATGACAAGGTGCGGGAGCGGCTGCTGCAGCGGAATTTTGCGGATCGGGCAAAGCAGGCGTGAATCAAGGCCGGCGCATCTGGAGCGGAACGTTGCCCCGTCCTTGCAGACGGGGCAACGCGCTGCGTCAGAAGCTGTAACCCAGCCCCAGCTGCACGCCGTTCTGGGTCTGCCCATCGCGGCGTTCGCCGATGTAGTCCACCATGACCGACAGGCGGTCGCTGGCGCGGCTGGTTACGCCCAGATTCCACGCCAGCACCTGCTCACCCACCGTCTGGCTGTTGGTGCCGAACACAAGATCCGGTGCGGCGGAAAATCCGGTGCTGTAACGTGCCTGGGTATCGCCCAGCTCCTTCTGCCAGACAACGCGCGCACGCGGGGTGATGCGCTCGCCGTGGTTGCCTTCGAAGGTTTTGAACAGCTGCAGGCCGGCACCTGCGCGAATGCTCTCCAGACTGCCGCCACGCCCGACCAGTGCCGCAGCCCCCTGCCCTTCGTTGAAGCGGATGGCCGAGGTGCGAGCATAGTCAAGCACCGGCAGCAGCGGCTGGATCACCAATCCCTTGCCTGTGGTGAACGAGAAGCCGTGTTCCAGGCGCGCTGAAATTGCATCGTTGTTGTACTTGGCCTGCAGCGGGGTCTCCAGCCCTTCGATGCCGGCAATGCTGCGACGGGTATCGTGGCGCAGGTCGGTATAGCGAACGGAGGCCGACAGGTAGCCGCGCGAGTATGTGGCATCCAGATAGCCGCCCACGTCCAGCGCACGCACATCGCCGGTGAAGCCGGAGCCACCACGCCCCTTGGTGGACATGTCGGCGGCGGCGACGCTGACGCCCAAGGTGACGCGGTCATCGGCAACCTGTGTATCGGCACCCAGCACGATGCCGCCCACGGTGTGGCTAAGCCCAGCCACGCCGCCCTGGCCGTCGATGCGGCCATGACTGCCGAAGCCGCGGCCCCATAGCCCGTGGCGGCCGGCCGGTGCGCTGGCCTCTGCACTGCTGTTGCCGAGGCCAGCGGGCTCCACCAGATGTATGGCCAGCTGATTGAACAGGGTGCCGTTGGCCATGCCCGGCTGTGCCGAAGCCGCCTGCGCCGCTTGTGCGGCCAGGCCTGCGGCATCGCCGCTGCCATTGCGTCGGGCGGCCTGGTGCTGTTGTACGACGCTGCCGATGCTGCCCACCAGCGCATTGTCGGCCAGACGCAGGCTTGCGTGCGCATCACCCCGCAATGCACCCGCCTGCTGGGCAATGACGTCGCGGTCGGCAAACTGCAGGATTCCCAGCAATGGATGCAGCGCCGACGCCGGCCGTGATGCTGCGTTCTTCAATGCCTCGCCCAGGCCGCCGCCCGACGCCGCGTTGGCAAACAGGGAGACATCGTCGAAGGCAGGGTTGGCGATCGCCCAGATGCCGTCGCCCGTCTGGCGGATGCTGAAGCTGAGCAGCGAATTGTCGCGTGGGTGGAACATGCGCTTCCCTGCCTCTGCACTGGTCAGATCGACGCTGTAGCCCGAGCCATCCTGACGCTCGGCCTTGGTGAAGGCGACCTGGCCAGCCTGTAGTTGCGGAACACTGGCGTCGAACTCACTGCTGCGGTCTTTCAGCAGCTTGCCCGTCAACAAGGCGCCCTCTTTGCTGGCATAGATCCGCCCCTCCACCAGCGGAATGGCCAGATTCTGCTGGTAGTAGCCTGGCGCCACATTCAAGGCGAGCTTGCCCACGTCGCCGCCGATCAGGAAGCCCGGCGCTTTTGCAGCGGGTCCGCGATCGCACTGGAAGTAAGTGCTCACGCTGGCGCAGCGATGGACCTCGAACGTATCCAGGAAGAGGCCTGCCTGGCGTGTCTCCGGGGTGATATCGAACAGCAACCGACCTGCGTTGGAATACGCGAAACTGACGTAGCCATTTACGGTCAGTCGACCACCCTGCGGATGCAGGTCGCCGCCTGCCACGCGCACCCGTGCTACCTGTGGAACGTTCCACGGCTCGTTGGGAGAGGACTCATCCTTGACGTACTCGGTGGCCGTGATCCTGCCATTTCCCTCCAACCTCGCCCCGGGGTCGAGCGTCACGACGGCGGTCTTGATGTTGCCGCCACTGAGGGTGGCGCTACCACCACGCTTTACAAGCAGGGTACTGACGTTTTCCAGTTCGCTGCCGTTGCCGATGCGCAGCGAACCTGCCACCGTGGTATTGACGGCCTTCAGTCGACCGCCTTCCAGGTTGACGCCTCCGGTGGCGTCGATGATGGTATTCAGTGTGACCAGCCGGGCGCCGGAGGTTACATCCACTTTGCCGGCCTGTGCCCAGAGAATCTCGGCGCCGCTGGATGTGTCTGCGGTCCACACAGCCCCCTTGTCGAGGCGGATCATGCCGAATGTATCGCCGGCCGCTGCCTTTTCGGCATCGAACGTGGAAGCGCCATAGCCCACGTCATATTCGTACTGGGCAGCGTGGAAGTTGGGATTCAGGTCGCCACGCACATTGCCTGACACGCGAAGGTAGTCGGCCGACAGATCGACGCGCTCTGCGCGGGTGATGATGCGATCGCTGAGGATATCCACGCCGGGGTACACCTTGCAGGTGGCCTCGGTCGGGCAGAACTGTGCTGGCCTGCCGGTACTGGGGTCGTAGTAGTAGAGGAAGGAGCCGCTGGGAACGATCATTCCGTTGATGGCGCCGACCACCCGCGCAATGGCTTCCGGCGGGGCAACCCCCTGCATCATCTTGGCGTAGTGATCGTCTGATACCTGCTGTGCAATGGGCACCACCTTGCCGCCTGCAGTGCTGCCATGAATCATGAAGATGTTGTCGGGAAACCGCGTATCGAGCTCGGGCAGGTCGTAGGTGGCGATACGACGCTCGACGCCACCGATGAAGCTGGTGCCGCAGGCCGAGATGCACTTGCCCTGGAACACCGAGGTGATGCCTCGTTGGCGCAGCAACTCGCCGGTGCCCCGCCCTGCTGCCGCATCCCCGCCGGGGCTGTCGCGGAAAACGACCTGGTTGATGACCCGACCGTTGCGGGCGGCCGCGTCCAGCATGTTCCGCAGGCGGATATGGTCCTGGTAGTTGACGCCGCCGGTTGCGATGATCCGATCGCCATTTACGTGGAAGGTGTATGCCGAGGCGAGGCTTGGCGCCAGCGTGGCGCTCAACGCGAGGCAGACGGCGGCACCGAGCGGGGTGAATCGGTGATCGGCCGACCGACGGGGAGTGCTCTTCATAGGGTGGTCCTGATGGTTGGGGACAGGCGGGTGGTTGCCGGAAGTGCATGCACAACAGGTCCGCCCGGCACGCTTGCCATCGGAGGTGCAGGGCGCCGGGTGGACTGTTCGATAACGGAGCGCAAACCCGACCTCCCCCAGTCGGCTTGCGCGCGGCCAAGTGGGTGCGCCTCCCGTGCCCCCGGTCTCCGCCACCACACCTTGCGGGGCCACATTGAATACCGGGCGGGCCCGTGCCCGCGTCGAGTCCGGGCACGCCGCACGGGTTGATGGCCCAGCCGCAATCCGCCCACCGTGGGCAGGGCCGCACTCTGTTCGACAGCATCATCGATGATGCCCAGCACTGGTCGCGCCACGCGCGCAGTCACAATGCCGCTTCGCTGGAGCGGACCAAAGCCGCGTTGAAAGGCCACTGACGCCACGCACCGTCCGCCACCTTTATCGGTGGCGGCTTCTGCATGCACGCAAGGAGCCCAGCCATGACCCAGCCCCACTCCCCTGCCCCGCACCCGATCCACGACGAGTCCGCCAACGGCCCCGCACTGGATCCGAACACGCTCATTGCCCTGCTGCACAGCATCGGCTCCGGCGCCGCCTCCGATGGTCAGCCTTGGCCGGAGCGCCATCAGATGCCCGGCCGGCGCATCGCCCTGGCGGACACCGATTGCTCCTTGGCCGGCCTTCGGGTAGTGCTGGAAATCCTGTTGACCGCACAGCGTGCCCGCGAGAACGGCGAGCTGGAGCAATACGTCGGCCCCCGCGTCATGGAGGGGCTGATCATGGCCGGGCTGGGTCTCGTAGCGCACGCCTGCACACGGGTACGCCCGGACGGCTGAGTGACGCGGCATCGCTGGGCGGCCACCGCACTCTGTCTTGTGGCGGTGGTTGCGGCACAGGTGCAGTGGCCGGCGCCACCGGTGCCCTCGCCTGTCGGGTTCCAACGCATCAACGACGATCGCTTCTCACAGCTGCGCCGCCAGACGATGCAGTTCGTCGAGCGGCATCGAGATGCCGAGCTCCAGATTCACTGCCAAGCCGTACCGGTGCTGTGGCTGGAGAGGCGCTCGCAGCATCTACTGTTGCTGGTATCACTGGACGCGAAGCAGTGGGCGCCTGGCGCTCTGCAGTTTCGTGCGTTGTTTCAATGGCAGCTGGAGCCGATGGGCTATCTGGAGCAGGTGCTCGCTGACGTGCCGGAACCTGTTCTGTTGGATCGGGTGCTGCAGATGTTCGGGGACGAGGTGCCTGATGGGGCGCGATGTGGCACGTAGTAGTCGAGCATGGCTCGAGTCTACAAGGGCGCTTGGCCGCCCAACTGTCCAGCTTTTTGGGGGTGCTTCACAGGTCGCTGCGGGATCAATGCGGGTTGGATCGAATGCGGGAAGACGCAAGGCGGATGATCAGCACATAGCTGACGAGCATGCCGAGGACCAGGCCCATGACCTCGATCTCCCAGTTCCTGCGGTAGGGGGAAGGACCGACGATGGCCCAGATCAACGCAAGCGCCCCAAGCAGGAGCATTGTCTTGTTGGCCTGTGAGATGAGCTCGACTTCAGAGCCAAACCCCATATTGGGATCGAAGGTGCCGAACAGCCAGCTGGGCCTCTTCCAGTAATCACGCGCAAGAAAGAACAGGAAGACAAAGACCCCCATCAATGCACCCGCTAGCAGCTGATACTGCACTTCCATGGCAGCCTCTTGAGGGGATCTGGCGTTTCCACGCGTGGACGTCCCGCAGCTTAGCCGGATTTAGATGAGGAGTGCATCCGTTGACCGGAAGCGGACGTCAGGGCAATAGTCGAGCATGGCTCGACTCTACAGAGGCGCGGACTGCGGGCCGACCCGAACATGCACCACATGGCTGATGCCACGATGGAACATCTTGGCGTACGGGCAGACGCGTTCGGTGTTGCGCACCACTTCGCCGGCCAGGTTCGCATCCATGCCGGGAAGATGGACCACGATCTCGGCAGACAGCAGGTACAGCCCATCTGCCGGATCACGGGCGAAGGTGACCGCCACTTCGACGCTGGGGTTGTGCAGCAGCAGGCCGGCACGCCCGGCCACCAGCACCATGGCGCCGTGGAAGCAACCGGCGTAGCTTGCGGCCAATAGCTGCTCGGGATTCGATCCGCCGCCAGGCCCTCCGAGTTCCTGCGGCAGCCGCAGGTCCACCGCCAGTGCACCGTCGTCCGATCGCACCACGCCGGACGCGCGCCCGTGCTGGGCCTGGCCGCCGGTCACCCGCACGCGGCCGGTGTACAGCGGCTGCACGTCGTCGCGCTGGTAGCGGTCCAGCATGGCGGGCGAAGGTGGCTTCAGCTCGGTCATTGGCAGGCGATCGATTCGTCGCTCAGGCGGGCTGCCGCTGCAACAGGCCGGACTGCTGCAGCCAGGCTTCGAAGCCGACCTGCCCCAGCCAAGCCTGCCCCACCGGCACCAGCGTATCGATCTGCAGCGGCGCACCGAAGTA
The sequence above is a segment of the Stenotrophomonas maltophilia genome. Coding sequences within it:
- a CDS encoding LysR family transcriptional regulator; the protein is MKHFPWDNLIVLLAVIRGGTLREAAKAARMSTATLSRRLDALEERLGGKVVERTSTGCVPTDLGQRVFALAEQMEEAADEIARQVDTPRELVGTVRINADEWASFMLITLLPGLNRQHPSLDVEVLTSREPYNLARREADALLRYGPPDTGDLRGDRVGQMNYALYANQAYAARRQAEIASQAWHELEFVGLDEPRVEFEVERWMRSLPGANRPWLRCNYSVGVLDGVTSGAGLGVIECAVAQHVGGLIRVRDAPALSKEVWLWTHRSLYDTPRFQAVRDFLKQTWLSGTTGRQRAAK
- a CDS encoding multidrug/biocide efflux PACE transporter; the protein is MNSKKTLWDRLLHAVLFEAIALCLCAPVMSYLLGKSLFETGVLTVALATCAMLWNMIYNALFERVEKKIGFKRTVPVRIAHAVGFEGGLVVVVVLLAAWWLSISYWDAFLLELGLIAFFLPYTYVYNLVYDKVRERLLQRNFADRAKQA
- a CDS encoding autotransporter outer membrane beta-barrel domain-containing protein; the protein is MAPQGVVAETGGTGGAPTWPRASRLGEVGFALRYRTVHPAPCTSDGKRAGRTCCACTSGNHPPVPNHQDHPMKSTPRRSADHRFTPLGAAVCLALSATLAPSLASAYTFHVNGDRIIATGGVNYQDHIRLRNMLDAAARNGRVINQVVFRDSPGGDAAAGRGTGELLRQRGITSVFQGKCISACGTSFIGGVERRIATYDLPELDTRFPDNIFMIHGSTAGGKVVPIAQQVSDDHYAKMMQGVAPPEAIARVVGAINGMIVPSGSFLYYYDPSTGRPAQFCPTEATCKVYPGVDILSDRIITRAERVDLSADYLRVSGNVRGDLNPNFHAAQYEYDVGYGASTFDAEKAAAGDTFGMIRLDKGAVWTADTSSGAEILWAQAGKVDVTSGARLVTLNTIIDATGGVNLEGGRLKAVNTTVAGSLRIGNGSELENVSTLLVKRGGSATLSGGNIKTAVVTLDPGARLEGNGRITATEYVKDESSPNEPWNVPQVARVRVAGGDLHPQGGRLTVNGYVSFAYSNAGRLLFDITPETRQAGLFLDTFEVHRCASVSTYFQCDRGPAAKAPGFLIGGDVGKLALNVAPGYYQQNLAIPLVEGRIYASKEGALLTGKLLKDRSSEFDASVPQLQAGQVAFTKAERQDGSGYSVDLTSAEAGKRMFHPRDNSLLSFSIRQTGDGIWAIANPAFDDVSLFANAASGGGLGEALKNAASRPASALHPLLGILQFADRDVIAQQAGALRGDAHASLRLADNALVGSIGSVVQQHQAARRNGSGDAAGLAAQAAQAASAQPGMANGTLFNQLAIHLVEPAGLGNSSAEASAPAGRHGLWGRGFGSHGRIDGQGGVAGLSHTVGGIVLGADTQVADDRVTLGVSVAAADMSTKGRGGSGFTGDVRALDVGGYLDATYSRGYLSASVRYTDLRHDTRRSIAGIEGLETPLQAKYNNDAISARLEHGFSFTTGKGLVIQPLLPVLDYARTSAIRFNEGQGAAALVGRGGSLESIRAGAGLQLFKTFEGNHGERITPRARVVWQKELGDTQARYSTGFSAAPDLVFGTNSQTVGEQVLAWNLGVTSRASDRLSVMVDYIGERRDGQTQNGVQLGLGYSF
- a CDS encoding Ohr family peroxiredoxin, yielding MTELKPPSPAMLDRYQRDDVQPLYTGRVRVTGGQAQHGRASGVVRSDDGALAVDLRLPQELGGPGGGSNPEQLLAASYAGCFHGAMVLVAGRAGLLLHNPSVEVAVTFARDPADGLYLLSAEIVVHLPGMDANLAGEVVRNTERVCPYAKMFHRGISHVVHVRVGPQSAPL